The Phocoena sinus isolate mPhoSin1 chromosome 17, mPhoSin1.pri, whole genome shotgun sequence genome contains a region encoding:
- the LOC116742277 gene encoding LOW QUALITY PROTEIN: voltage-dependent N-type calcium channel subunit alpha-1B-like (The sequence of the model RefSeq protein was modified relative to this genomic sequence to represent the inferred CDS: substituted 1 base at 1 genomic stop codon) yields MQTQHTLPAWFGNDDTSPLVPPALSCPHSNLRDTSVPHLTPDPSSWLGTGSLMRRWTEGQTVQRPRAPEERGVVPVDQEQLPLCEETRHTQEGGIKESVSWGTQRTQEVPCEVTMPLEHGHSTEIPVVQTGKPAVDVQMQSMALRGPDGEPHPELESQGQAASMPRLAAETQPAPGASPMKRSISTLAPQRPLVARLCNAALDRAPASQAAPHHHHRCHRRRDRKPRSLEKGPSLSADIDGAPNSAAGPGPPSGDGPAGCWRERSRSQERRQPSASSEKQRFYSCDRFGVREPPQSQLSLSSHPASPAAGQEPGPPRQGSASANGSPLLPTSGASTPGRGGLRQLPQTPLTLRPSVAYKTANSSPVHFAGAQTSLPAFSPSRLSRSLSEHNTLLQREPLSQPLAPSSRIGSDPYLGRHLDSEAAARTQPEDTLTFEEAVATNSGRSSRTSYVSSLTSQSHPLRRVPNGYHCTLGLSSGGDGRVRHSYHHPDXDHWC; encoded by the exons ATGCAAACACAGCACACACTGCCTGCCTGGTTTGGGAATGATGACACCTCACCTCTCGTCCCTCCTGCCCTGTCCTGCCCGCACTCCAACCTCCGGGACACTTCGGTTCCCCATCTGACTCCCGACCCCTCCAGCTGGCTGGGGACAGGCAGCCTCATGAGACG GTGGACTGAAGGTCAGACAGTCCAGAGGCCAAGGGCCCCCGAGGAGCGGGGTGTGGTGCCGGTAGACCAGGAGCAGCTGCCCCTCTG TGAAGAGACCAG ACATACCCAGGAGGGTGGCATAAAGGAGTCGGTCTCCTGGGGCACTCAGAGGACCCAGGAGGTGCCCTGCGAGGTGACGATGCCCCTGGAGCATGGCCACTCCACGGAGATCCCGGTGGTGCAGACAGGAAAACCA GCTGTGGATGTCCAGATGCAGAGCATGGCCCTGAGAGGCCCTGACGGGGAGCCCCATCCCGAGCTGGAGAGCCAGGGCCAAGCGGCCTCCATGCCCCGCCTGGCAGCAGAGACTCAG CCGGCCCCAGGCGCCAGCCCCATGAAGCGCTCCATCTCCACTCTGGCGCCCCAGCGCCCCCTCGTGGCTCGTCTGTGCAACGCCGCCCTGGACCGCGCTCCGGCCAGCCAGGCCgccccccaccatcaccaccgctGCCATCGCCGCAGGGACAGGAAGCCGAGGTCCCTGGAGAAGGGGCCCAGCCTGTCCGCAGACATAGATGGCG CACCCAACAGCGCCGCGGGGCCAGGACCGCCCTCAGGGGACGGGCCAGCAGGCTGCTGGCGGGAGCGCAGCCGGTCCCAGGAGCGAAGGCAGCCCTCCGCCTCCTCCGAGAAGCAGCGCTTCTACTCCTGCGACCGCTTTGGGGTCCGTGAGCCGCCACAGTCCCAGCTCTCCCTTAGCAGTCACCCTGCGTCGCCAGCCGCTGGGCAGGAGCCAGGACCCCCGAGACAG GGCAGTGCTTCAGCGAACGGGAGCCCCCTGCTGCCAACATCTGGTGCTAGCACCCCTGGCCGCGGCGGGCTGAGGCAGCTGCCCCAGACCCCGCTGACGCTCCGTCCCAGCGTCGCCTATAAGACGGCCAATTCCTCGCCCGTCCACTTTGCTGGGGCTCAGACCAgcctccctgccttctcccccaGCCGGCTTAGCCGTAGCCTTTCAGAACACAACACCCTGCTACAGAGAGAGCCCCtcagccagcccctggcccccagctcTCGGATCGGCTCCGACCCATACCTGGGGCGGCATCTGGACAGCGAGGCTGCTGCCCGCACCCAGCCTGAGGACACGCTCACCTTCGAGGAGGCCGTGGCCACCAACTCGGGCCGCTCGTCCCGGACTTCCTACGTgtcctccctgacctcccagtCGCACCCCCTCCGCCGGGTGCCCAACGGCTACCACTGCACTCTGGGGCTCAGCTCTGGCGGGGACGGCCGGGTGCGGCACAGCTACCACCACCCCGACTAAGACCACTGGTGCTAG